In the genome of Aureimonas sp. OT7, one region contains:
- the fabD gene encoding ACP S-malonyltransferase, which yields MKLALVFPGQGSQSVGMGRELYDSVPQARAVFDEVDEALGENLSRLIFEGPEETLTLTANAQPALMAVSLAAMRALEARGFDLSSASYVAGHSLGEYSALAAAGSIGIGETARLLRIRGEAMQAAVPAGQGAMAAIMGLEADALDAICREASGEGSVQVANDNGGGQLVISGDKSAVDRAMALASERGARRAIALAVSAPFHSALMQPAADRMAEALLGVEIVQPRVPLIANVLAAPSSSPERIRSQLVEQVTGQVRWRESMTFLAEDGVDTLFEVGAGKVLSGLAKRIDKRLAAQSVGTPADIDAALAKLQGE from the coding sequence ATGAAACTCGCATTGGTATTTCCGGGGCAGGGCAGCCAGTCTGTCGGCATGGGCCGCGAACTCTACGACAGCGTACCGCAAGCGCGCGCCGTCTTCGACGAGGTCGACGAGGCGCTGGGCGAAAACCTGTCGAGGCTTATCTTCGAGGGGCCGGAGGAAACGCTGACGCTGACGGCCAATGCGCAGCCCGCGCTGATGGCGGTTTCGCTGGCCGCGATGCGGGCCCTCGAGGCGCGGGGCTTCGATCTGTCTTCGGCATCCTACGTCGCCGGCCATTCCCTCGGTGAATATTCGGCGCTGGCCGCGGCGGGTTCCATCGGCATCGGCGAGACGGCGCGCCTGCTGCGCATCCGCGGCGAGGCCATGCAGGCAGCCGTGCCGGCGGGCCAGGGGGCCATGGCCGCCATCATGGGGCTGGAGGCCGACGCGCTGGACGCGATCTGCCGGGAGGCATCGGGCGAGGGCAGCGTGCAGGTGGCCAACGACAATGGCGGCGGGCAGCTCGTCATATCGGGCGACAAGTCCGCGGTGGACCGGGCCATGGCGCTGGCGTCCGAGCGCGGCGCGCGGCGGGCCATCGCGCTGGCGGTTTCCGCGCCGTTCCACAGCGCACTGATGCAACCCGCCGCCGACCGGATGGCCGAGGCGCTTCTGGGCGTCGAGATCGTGCAGCCGCGTGTGCCGCTGATCGCCAATGTGCTCGCGGCGCCGTCGTCCAGCCCCGAGCGCATCCGCAGCCAGCTGGTGGAGCAGGTGACCGGGCAGGTGCGCTGGCGCGAAAGCATGACCTTCCTGGCGGAGGACGGCGTCGACACGCTGTTTGAAGTCGGTGCCGGTAAAGTGCTATCGGGCCTTGCGAAGCGAATTGACAAGCGGCTTGCCGCGCAGTCGGTCGGCACTCCGGCCGATATCGATGCGGCGCTGGCGAAGCTGCAGGGAGAGTGA
- the rpsF gene encoding 30S ribosomal protein S6 produces MALYEHVFLARQDISSQQVDALVEQYRGVLEANGGKVGKVENWGLKTLSYRIKKNRKAYYTLVNIDAPAAAVEEMERQMRFNEDILRYMTIRVEEHEDSPSAMMQKRDDRPRRGDRDGRDGRDGGDRGGRPRRERNEEAA; encoded by the coding sequence ATGGCGCTCTACGAGCACGTATTCCTTGCCCGCCAGGATATCAGCAGCCAGCAGGTCGACGCTCTCGTCGAGCAGTATCGTGGCGTGCTGGAAGCCAATGGCGGCAAGGTCGGCAAGGTTGAGAACTGGGGTCTGAAGACCCTGTCTTACCGCATCAAGAAGAATCGCAAGGCGTATTACACGCTCGTCAACATCGACGCCCCGGCAGCCGCCGTGGAAGAGATGGAGCGTCAGATGCGCTTCAACGAAGACATCCTGCGCTACATGACCATCCGCGTCGAGGAGCACGAAGACAGCCCCTCCGCCATGATGCAGAAGCGCGACGACCGCCCCCGCCGCGGTGACCGCGACGGCCGTGACGGCCGTGATGGCGGCGACCGTGGTGGCCGCCCCCGCCGCGAGCGCAATGAGGAGGCCGCATAA
- the rpsR gene encoding 30S ribosomal protein S18 — MVDIAQLPTRRPFHRRRKSDPFAASDSPKIDYKDVRLLQRYISERGKIVPSRITAVSQKNQRELARAIKRARFLGLLPYVLK; from the coding sequence ATGGTCGACATCGCCCAGCTTCCGACCCGTCGCCCGTTCCATCGTCGTCGCAAGTCCGATCCGTTCGCGGCGAGCGATTCGCCGAAGATCGACTACAAGGACGTCCGCCTTCTGCAGCGCTACATTTCCGAGCGCGGCAAGATCGTTCCCTCGCGGATCACGGCCGTTTCGCAGAAGAACCAGCGCGAGCTGGCCCGCGCCATCAAGCGCGCGCGCTTCCTCGGACTTCTTCCTTACGTGCTGAAGTAG
- a CDS encoding DUF2232 domain-containing protein, producing MQKQALLVSFAAGLASALLFAGLIAQTQGGAFLTFLAPLPIFIASLGWGSRAGFIAVVVAALAVILSSGSMLVSVPLVVAMAGPAAWIGHLAGLARPAGPEDARTGVPPLDWYPLSRILMGICLMAILGCVILGWMIGFNAQDFGPELANAFTASGTFSTEDEAQLRELTALAVRIIPFVQPALLVALLTFMLYLAAVITRASGRLNRPRDDIPSQAGLPRVALPIFAVALAVSFFGGVVGTVAAVVCGAFGMAFTMVGLAAMHRRTRTMSGRGLILFSAYAAIFLLSIPLFAFLIIGLVDVAKAGAEDRP from the coding sequence ATGCAGAAACAAGCCCTCCTCGTATCCTTCGCCGCCGGCCTCGCCAGCGCGCTGCTGTTCGCCGGTCTCATCGCGCAGACCCAGGGCGGGGCATTTCTGACGTTTCTCGCACCGCTTCCCATTTTCATAGCCAGCCTGGGCTGGGGCTCGCGCGCCGGCTTCATAGCCGTGGTCGTTGCGGCCCTCGCCGTGATCCTGTCCAGCGGCTCCATGCTCGTCAGCGTACCGCTGGTGGTCGCGATGGCCGGTCCCGCGGCCTGGATCGGGCATCTGGCCGGCCTTGCCCGGCCCGCCGGCCCCGAAGACGCGCGCACCGGCGTACCGCCGCTGGACTGGTATCCCCTGTCGCGTATTCTGATGGGCATATGCCTGATGGCCATCCTGGGCTGTGTCATCCTTGGCTGGATGATCGGCTTCAATGCGCAGGACTTCGGGCCCGAACTTGCCAACGCCTTCACCGCATCGGGCACCTTCAGTACCGAGGACGAGGCCCAGCTCCGCGAGTTGACGGCCCTTGCGGTGCGCATCATCCCCTTCGTCCAGCCGGCTCTGCTGGTCGCCCTTCTAACGTTCATGCTGTATCTGGCCGCCGTCATCACCCGCGCCAGCGGCCGCCTGAACCGGCCCAGGGACGACATCCCCTCGCAGGCGGGCCTGCCGCGCGTCGCGCTGCCGATCTTTGCCGTGGCCCTGGCCGTATCCTTCTTCGGCGGCGTCGTCGGCACCGTGGCCGCCGTCGTCTGCGGCGCCTTCGGCATGGCCTTCACGATGGTCGGCCTTGCCGCCATGCACCGCCGCACACGGACCATGTCCGGCCGGGGGCTGATCCTGTTCAGCGCCTACGCGGCGATATTCCTTCTTTCCATCCCGCTTTTCGCCTTCCTGATCATCGGCCTGGTCGATGTGGCGAAAGCGGGGGCCGAAGACAGACCCTGA
- the rplI gene encoding 50S ribosomal protein L9 yields the protein MEVILLERIARLGQLGETVRVKDGYARNYLLPTGRALRSNEANRARFEAQKAQLIARNEERKTEAQAIAKELDGKRFVIVRSAGETGQLYGSVSARDIAELVRNEGFSISRNSVELNQPIKLIGLHKVAIALHAEVEASVELNIARSQEEAERQARGETLTSADAIYGADEEEEILEEGEEEAGEDEEAEAEADERA from the coding sequence ATGGAAGTCATCCTGCTCGAGCGCATCGCGCGCCTTGGCCAGCTCGGCGAAACCGTCCGCGTCAAGGACGGCTATGCCCGCAACTATCTTCTGCCCACCGGCCGCGCCCTGCGCTCCAACGAGGCCAACCGCGCGCGCTTCGAGGCCCAGAAGGCCCAGCTGATCGCCCGTAACGAAGAGCGCAAGACGGAAGCGCAGGCGATCGCCAAGGAGCTCGACGGCAAGCGCTTCGTCATCGTCCGCTCTGCCGGCGAGACGGGCCAGCTCTACGGTTCGGTTTCGGCCCGCGACATCGCCGAACTGGTCCGCAACGAAGGTTTCTCGATCAGCCGCAACTCGGTCGAGCTGAACCAGCCGATCAAGCTGATCGGCCTGCATAAGGTCGCGATCGCCCTTCATGCCGAGGTCGAGGCCAGCGTCGAGCTGAACATCGCCCGTTCGCAGGAAGAGGCGGAGCGTCAGGCCCGCGGTGAGACGCTCACCTCCGCCGATGCCATCTACGGTGCCGACGAAGAGGAAGAGATCCTCGAAGAGGGCGAAGAGGAAGCCGGCGAGGACGAAGAAGCCGAGGCCGAGGCCGACGAGCGCGCCTGA
- a CDS encoding replicative DNA helicase — protein MADAARKLEQDGLPYREAPSNIEAEQALLGAILVNNDAYYIVHDFLKPDHFFEPLHREIFGKASEMIRMGKIANPVTIKTFLAANDKVGDITVAQYLARLAAEATTIINAADYGRGIYDLALRRSLIRIGEEMVNDAFDAPLDMEPKKQIEESERKLFELAETGRYDGGFQPFSDAMALAIEMAGAAKDRDGGLSGISTGIREMDRRLGGLQPSDLVILAGRPAMGKTSLVTNIAFNIANAYEPAEQADGSFKAKNGGVVAFFSLEMSAEQLATRIISEQSEVSSSKIRRGNITDAEYAKLVACTEMMQRAPLYIDQTGGISIAQLAARARRLKRQRGLDVMVIDYVQLMQGSSKRASENRVQEITEITTGLKALAKELAVPIIALSQLSRQVESREDKRPQLSDLRESGSIEQDADVVMFVYRDEYYLQNKEPKPGTEEHLKWQQAMNDARGKAEVIIAKQRHGPTGTVPLAFQAEFTRFSDLAEESHMPERFE, from the coding sequence ATGGCCGATGCGGCGCGCAAGCTTGAGCAGGATGGGCTTCCCTACCGGGAGGCACCCTCGAACATCGAGGCCGAACAGGCCCTCCTGGGCGCGATCCTGGTCAACAACGACGCCTATTACATCGTCCACGACTTCCTGAAACCTGACCATTTCTTCGAGCCGCTGCACCGTGAGATCTTCGGCAAGGCGTCCGAGATGATCCGCATGGGCAAGATCGCCAATCCGGTTACGATCAAGACGTTCCTGGCGGCCAACGACAAGGTGGGCGACATTACCGTCGCACAGTATCTTGCGCGGCTGGCGGCGGAGGCCACCACCATCATCAACGCGGCCGATTACGGCCGTGGCATCTACGATCTCGCCTTGCGCCGCTCGCTGATCCGCATCGGCGAGGAGATGGTCAACGACGCATTCGACGCGCCGCTCGACATGGAGCCGAAGAAGCAGATCGAGGAATCGGAGCGCAAGCTGTTCGAGCTGGCCGAAACGGGCCGCTACGACGGCGGCTTCCAGCCGTTCTCCGACGCGATGGCGCTGGCGATCGAAATGGCCGGCGCCGCCAAGGACAGGGATGGCGGCCTTTCGGGCATATCCACCGGCATCCGCGAGATGGACCGGCGGCTGGGCGGCCTGCAGCCCTCCGACCTCGTTATCCTGGCGGGCCGTCCGGCGATGGGCAAGACGTCGCTCGTGACCAACATCGCGTTCAACATCGCCAACGCCTACGAACCCGCCGAGCAGGCGGACGGCTCCTTCAAGGCGAAGAATGGCGGCGTCGTCGCCTTCTTCTCGCTGGAAATGTCGGCCGAGCAGCTGGCCACCCGCATCATCTCCGAGCAGAGCGAGGTCTCCTCGTCCAAGATCCGGCGCGGCAACATTACCGATGCCGAATATGCCAAGCTTGTCGCGTGCACCGAGATGATGCAACGCGCGCCGCTCTACATCGACCAGACCGGCGGCATCTCCATAGCCCAGCTTGCGGCGCGCGCCCGTCGGCTCAAGCGCCAGCGCGGCCTCGACGTGATGGTGATCGACTATGTCCAGCTCATGCAGGGCTCGTCCAAGCGCGCCTCGGAAAACCGCGTGCAGGAAATCACCGAGATCACCACCGGTCTGAAGGCCCTGGCCAAGGAACTTGCGGTGCCGATCATCGCCCTGTCCCAGCTGTCGCGTCAGGTCGAATCCCGGGAAGACAAGCGGCCCCAGCTCTCCGACCTTCGCGAATCCGGTTCCATCGAGCAGGACGCCGACGTGGTGATGTTCGTCTATCGCGACGAGTATTACCTGCAGAACAAGGAGCCAAAGCCCGGCACCGAAGAACACCTGAAGTGGCAGCAGGCGATGAACGATGCGCGTGGCAAGGCGGAAGTCATCATCGCCAAGCAGCGACACGGCCCCACCGGCACCGTACCGCTGGCCTTCCAGGCCGAATTCACGCGCTTCTCGGATCTTGCCGAGGAGTCGCATATGCCCGAACGCTTCGAGTAG
- the alr gene encoding alanine racemase, whose translation MSLTDTPRAPFVEIDSWALKSNWRTLAMLAPDARTAAAVKADGYGLGGVIASKALFGAGCRDFFVAWAEEGAEIREAMPGKNCRIFVLQGLDGHAARLCRSQRLLPILSTPEDVELWTRGGQPEDGGLPGVAGLQLETGMHRLGLTDLQSRKAAELSRQGKLDLALVMSHLAAADEPGSGLADEQLDRFRKLANRFPFVARSLANSAAILRGPQFHFDLTRPGICLYGGQTALHPGGALRPVARLVGHVLQVADVKRGEHVGYGEVVRLKRPARIATVGLGYADGYPRSAFGDGVDGQRTAPAVHVAGHRAPIVGRISMDMSMVDISGLPDGAVRPGSEVEFFGPNIPIDDVAAHAGTIAYELLTGIGSRVRRAWI comes from the coding sequence ATGTCCCTTACCGATACGCCGCGCGCGCCCTTCGTCGAGATCGACTCCTGGGCCCTGAAATCCAACTGGCGCACCCTCGCCATGCTGGCGCCCGATGCGCGAACCGCCGCCGCCGTGAAGGCCGACGGATACGGCCTTGGCGGCGTCATCGCTTCCAAGGCGCTGTTCGGCGCGGGGTGCCGCGATTTCTTCGTGGCCTGGGCCGAAGAAGGCGCCGAGATCCGCGAGGCCATGCCCGGCAAGAACTGTCGCATCTTCGTTCTGCAGGGTCTGGACGGGCACGCGGCGCGGCTGTGCCGCAGCCAGAGGCTGCTGCCGATCCTGTCGACGCCCGAAGACGTCGAACTGTGGACCCGGGGTGGCCAGCCGGAAGATGGCGGGTTGCCCGGCGTCGCGGGGCTGCAACTGGAAACCGGTATGCACCGGCTGGGCCTGACCGATCTGCAAAGCCGCAAGGCCGCCGAGCTTTCCAGGCAGGGCAAGCTGGACCTGGCGCTCGTCATGAGCCACCTCGCCGCCGCGGACGAGCCCGGTTCCGGGCTGGCAGACGAGCAGCTCGACCGCTTCCGGAAACTGGCGAATCGCTTCCCCTTCGTGGCGCGCTCCCTGGCAAACTCCGCCGCCATCCTGCGCGGCCCGCAATTCCACTTCGACCTGACCCGCCCCGGCATCTGCCTCTATGGCGGCCAGACGGCGCTGCACCCGGGCGGCGCGCTGAGGCCCGTTGCCCGCCTGGTCGGGCATGTCCTGCAGGTGGCCGACGTCAAGCGTGGCGAGCATGTGGGCTATGGGGAGGTGGTCAGGCTCAAGCGCCCTGCCCGCATCGCCACGGTGGGCCTCGGCTATGCTGACGGCTATCCGCGTTCGGCCTTCGGCGACGGCGTCGACGGGCAACGCACGGCACCGGCGGTTCACGTCGCAGGGCATCGCGCGCCGATCGTCGGCCGCATTTCCATGGATATGAGCATGGTGGACATTTCCGGCCTTCCGGATGGCGCGGTGCGGCCGGGCAGCGAAGTGGAGTTTTTCGGCCCCAACATCCCGATCGACGATGTGGCGGCCCATGCCGGCACCATCGCCTACGAGCTTCTCACCGGCATCGGCTCGCGCGTGCGCCGAGCCTGGATCTGA
- the radA gene encoding DNA repair protein RadA, translated as MAKAKISFICQNCGAVYNRWQGKCDACGEWNTIVEENQAGGIGGGPAKAGRRKGRVSALFPLSGETEEAPRIISGIAELDRVTGGGIVRGSALLVGGDPGIGKSTLLMQAAAALARRGHGVIYVSGEEAVAQVRLRAQRLQAADTSVQLMAETNIEDILATLSEGGRPDLVIIDSIQTIWTDTADSAPGTVTQVRAAAQALIRYAKSTGTAVILVGHVTKEGQIAGPRVVEHMVDGVLYFEGEGGHHYRILRTVKNRFGPTDEIGVFEMGDGGLREVPNPSELFLGERNDKAPGAAVFAAIEGTRPVLVEIQALVAPSPLGTPRRSVLGWDQPRLAMVLAVLEAHCGVRLGQHDVYLNVAGGYRINEPAADLAVAAALVSSLSGSALPADCVYFGEVSLSGAVRPVAHAGQRVKEAEKLGFRGAVLPQSGQDPQSPRGFRVAEVSALADLVARIASGQDKRNA; from the coding sequence ATGGCAAAGGCGAAGATCAGCTTCATCTGCCAGAACTGCGGTGCGGTGTACAATCGCTGGCAGGGCAAGTGCGACGCCTGCGGCGAGTGGAACACCATCGTCGAGGAAAACCAGGCCGGCGGCATCGGCGGCGGCCCTGCCAAGGCAGGGCGGCGGAAAGGCCGCGTCTCGGCGCTGTTCCCCCTGTCCGGAGAGACGGAGGAAGCGCCGCGCATCATATCCGGCATCGCCGAACTGGACCGGGTCACCGGTGGCGGCATCGTGCGCGGCTCGGCGCTTCTGGTGGGCGGCGACCCGGGCATCGGCAAGTCGACCCTGTTGATGCAGGCCGCCGCGGCGCTGGCGCGGCGGGGCCATGGGGTGATCTATGTGTCGGGCGAGGAAGCCGTGGCGCAGGTCCGGCTGCGGGCGCAGCGCCTGCAGGCCGCCGATACCTCGGTGCAGCTGATGGCCGAAACCAATATCGAGGATATCCTCGCCACGCTGTCGGAGGGCGGGCGGCCCGATCTCGTCATCATCGACTCCATCCAGACCATCTGGACCGACACGGCGGATTCCGCCCCCGGCACCGTCACCCAGGTTCGGGCGGCGGCCCAGGCGCTGATCCGCTACGCCAAGTCCACCGGAACCGCGGTCATCCTGGTCGGGCATGTCACCAAGGAAGGTCAGATCGCCGGGCCGCGCGTGGTCGAGCACATGGTGGACGGCGTCCTCTATTTCGAGGGTGAAGGCGGGCATCACTATCGCATCCTGCGGACGGTCAAGAACCGCTTCGGCCCGACCGACGAGATCGGCGTCTTCGAGATGGGCGACGGTGGCCTGCGCGAAGTCCCCAACCCGTCGGAGCTGTTCCTCGGCGAGCGGAACGACAAGGCGCCAGGCGCGGCGGTCTTCGCCGCCATCGAGGGAACGCGTCCGGTGCTGGTGGAGATCCAGGCGCTGGTGGCGCCCTCGCCGCTCGGAACGCCGCGCCGCTCCGTGCTCGGCTGGGACCAGCCGCGCCTTGCCATGGTGCTGGCCGTGCTGGAGGCCCATTGCGGGGTACGCCTGGGCCAGCATGACGTGTATTTGAACGTCGCCGGCGGCTATCGCATCAACGAGCCGGCTGCCGATCTGGCCGTCGCGGCGGCGCTCGTCTCCTCGTTGTCGGGCAGCGCCCTGCCGGCCGATTGCGTGTATTTCGGCGAAGTGAGCCTTTCCGGCGCGGTCCGGCCCGTGGCCCATGCCGGGCAACGGGTCAAGGAGGCGGAAAAGCTGGGGTTCCGCGGCGCCGTGCTGCCGCAATCCGGGCAGGATCCCCAGTCGCCGCGCGGCTTCCGCGTCGCCGAAGTGTCGGCGCTGGCCGATCTTGTCGCCCGCATTGCCAGCGGGCAGGATAAAAGGAATGCTTGA
- a CDS encoding CvpA family protein encodes MNITLLDVTLVVITLLSAILAMVRGFSREVLSIVSWVVAAAAAWFFFPKLTPFTEQYISQPTVAMGVTALGIFLITLIVVSLITMHIADFIIDSRVGAVDRILGFLFGAARGVLLMVVAVVFLNWLNPDQQHPQIADAQSKPFLDDLGNQLVGSMDGLVEYVNQRLGPPPAPETDIGGAEAPSEQAEPGSIDDAIQGQQPQPN; translated from the coding sequence ATGAACATCACCCTGCTCGACGTCACGCTCGTCGTCATCACCCTCCTTTCGGCGATCCTCGCGATGGTGCGTGGCTTTTCCCGCGAGGTGCTGTCCATCGTCAGCTGGGTGGTGGCCGCAGCCGCCGCATGGTTCTTCTTTCCAAAACTCACGCCCTTCACCGAGCAGTACATTTCCCAGCCGACCGTTGCGATGGGCGTCACGGCGCTGGGAATCTTCCTGATTACGCTGATCGTCGTATCGCTGATCACCATGCATATCGCGGACTTCATCATCGACAGCCGGGTCGGCGCGGTGGACCGGATCCTCGGTTTCCTGTTCGGTGCCGCGCGCGGCGTGCTCCTGATGGTGGTTGCGGTGGTATTCCTGAACTGGCTCAACCCCGATCAGCAGCATCCGCAGATCGCCGATGCGCAATCCAAGCCTTTCCTGGACGATCTCGGCAACCAACTGGTCGGCAGCATGGACGGCCTGGTCGAATACGTGAACCAGCGCCTCGGACCGCCGCCGGCGCCTGAAACGGACATCGGCGGCGCGGAAGCCCCGTCGGAGCAGGCCGAGCCCGGTTCGATCGACGACGCGATCCAGGGCCAGCAGCCACAGCCCAATTGA
- the purF gene encoding amidophosphoribosyltransferase: MGETPFDDIDGDTLHEECGVFGILGHPDAATLTALGLHALQHRGQEAAGLVCFDGRQFHTEKRMGLVGDHYTDPAVLARLPGHMAIGHVRYSTTGETALRNVQPLFAELEVGGIAIAHNGNFTNGLTLRRQLIADGAICQSTSDTEVVLHLIARSRQVSSSDRFIDAIRHVEGGYSMLALTRTKLIAARDPIGIRPLVMGELDGKPIFCSETCALDIIGARYIRDVENGEVVICEIQPDGSISVESRKAETPTPERLCLFEYVYFARPDSVVGGRNVYTARKAMGVNLAREAPVEADVVVPVPDGGTPAAIGFAQESGIPFELGIIRNHYVGRTFIEPTQQIRAFGVKLKHSANRAMIEGKRVVLVDDSIVRGTTSVKIVQMIRDAGATEVHIRVASPMIFYPDFYGIDTPDAEKLLANQHESLEAMCRFIGADSLAFLSLDGLYRAVGGEARNDASPQFTDHYFTGDYPTRLRDREAPANNVHHLAVMAGNG, encoded by the coding sequence ATGGGCGAAACACCTTTCGACGACATCGACGGCGACACTCTCCACGAGGAGTGCGGCGTCTTCGGCATTCTCGGCCATCCTGACGCCGCGACCCTGACGGCGCTGGGCCTTCATGCCCTGCAGCACCGCGGGCAGGAGGCCGCCGGCCTCGTCTGCTTCGACGGCCGACAGTTTCATACCGAAAAGCGCATGGGCCTGGTGGGCGACCATTATACCGACCCCGCCGTGCTGGCGCGCCTGCCCGGCCACATGGCCATTGGCCATGTGCGCTATTCCACCACCGGCGAAACAGCCTTGCGCAACGTGCAGCCGCTGTTTGCCGAACTGGAAGTCGGTGGCATCGCCATTGCCCATAACGGCAATTTCACCAACGGGTTGACGCTGCGCCGCCAGTTGATTGCCGATGGCGCGATCTGCCAGTCCACCTCCGATACCGAAGTCGTCCTGCACCTCATCGCCCGTTCCCGGCAGGTGTCCTCCTCCGACCGGTTCATCGATGCGATCCGCCATGTGGAAGGCGGATATTCGATGCTGGCGCTGACGCGGACCAAGCTGATCGCCGCGCGCGATCCGATCGGCATTCGCCCGCTGGTCATGGGCGAGCTCGATGGAAAGCCGATCTTCTGCTCGGAAACCTGTGCGCTCGATATCATCGGCGCGCGCTACATCCGCGACGTGGAAAACGGCGAGGTCGTCATCTGCGAGATCCAGCCCGATGGCTCTATCTCGGTGGAATCCCGCAAGGCCGAGACCCCCACGCCCGAACGCCTCTGCCTGTTCGAATACGTCTATTTCGCCCGGCCGGATTCGGTCGTCGGCGGCCGCAACGTCTATACGGCGCGCAAGGCGATGGGCGTCAACCTGGCGCGGGAAGCCCCCGTCGAGGCGGATGTGGTGGTGCCGGTGCCCGATGGCGGCACTCCGGCGGCCATCGGCTTCGCGCAGGAAAGCGGCATTCCCTTCGAGCTCGGTATCATCCGGAACCACTATGTGGGCCGCACCTTCATCGAGCCGACCCAGCAGATCCGCGCCTTCGGCGTGAAGCTGAAGCATTCCGCCAACCGGGCGATGATCGAGGGCAAGCGTGTCGTGCTGGTGGACGATTCCATCGTGCGGGGCACCACCTCGGTCAAGATCGTGCAGATGATCCGCGATGCCGGCGCGACGGAAGTGCATATCCGCGTTGCCAGCCCGATGATCTTCTACCCGGATTTCTACGGCATCGACACGCCGGACGCCGAGAAGCTGCTTGCGAACCAGCATGAATCGCTCGAGGCGATGTGCCGCTTCATCGGCGCGGACTCCCTCGCCTTCCTGTCGCTGGATGGCCTCTATCGCGCGGTCGGTGGCGAGGCGCGCAACGATGCTTCCCCGCAGTTCACCGACCATTATTTCACCGGCGACTATCCCACCCGGCTGCGGGACCGCGAGGCGCCGGCCAACAATGTCCATCATCTGGCGGTGATGGCCGGCAACGGCTGA